In Devosia sp. XK-2, one DNA window encodes the following:
- a CDS encoding invasion associated locus B family protein, whose translation MTFRKPLVASVAVAALMLSPMASFAQEATTEQPAAEAPAPADGSATQDVAEAVDSLASQNWLKVCDPLPDGQKACLMRQVVLANGQFLGSFLLRDDPGQESRLLAVAAVPLGVLLPFGLTWQIDNAKPVRVPYMLCDVQSCSTQLVINEQYVNSLKRGNKLTLTAKNRQNQDLSIEINLAGFTATYDGDAALTFEQLQQQESGQNALEQVLQDRAEQLRQELSGEGTETPAAEDAPAADAPAQ comes from the coding sequence ATGACTTTCAGGAAACCCCTCGTCGCCAGTGTTGCGGTGGCCGCGCTGATGCTGTCCCCGATGGCGAGCTTTGCGCAGGAAGCGACGACCGAGCAGCCGGCCGCCGAAGCGCCGGCGCCCGCAGATGGTTCAGCCACCCAGGACGTTGCAGAGGCCGTCGACAGTCTGGCCTCGCAAAACTGGCTCAAGGTTTGCGATCCGCTTCCCGATGGGCAGAAGGCCTGCCTGATGCGTCAGGTAGTGTTGGCCAATGGCCAGTTCCTGGGCTCATTCCTGCTGCGGGACGATCCGGGCCAGGAAAGCCGTCTATTGGCCGTGGCCGCCGTGCCGCTCGGGGTGTTGCTGCCTTTCGGGCTGACCTGGCAGATCGACAATGCCAAGCCGGTGCGCGTGCCCTATATGCTCTGCGATGTGCAGTCGTGTTCCACCCAGCTCGTGATCAACGAGCAGTATGTGAATTCGCTCAAGCGCGGCAATAAGCTGACTTTGACGGCCAAGAACCGGCAGAATCAGGATCTTTCGATCGAGATTAACCTGGCGGGCTTCACTGCCACCTATGACGGCGATGCGGCGCTGACATTCGAACAGTTGCAGCAGCAGGAGTCGGGCCAGAACGCGCTTGAGCAGGTGTTGCAGGACCGTGCCGAGCAGCTCCGTCAGGAGCTTTCGGGCGAGGGCACCGAGACCCCGGCCGCCGAAGACGCCCCGGCGGCAGACGCGCCGGCCCAATAG
- a CDS encoding succinate dehydrogenase assembly factor 2 — MTAGEDIAIRRKRLRYRAWHRGTKEMDLILGPFADANVERFDTGQLDRLEALMDEEDPPLLKWVMRQEEPPAHVDGDFLNLVIADHQARIEK, encoded by the coding sequence ATGACGGCCGGTGAAGACATTGCTATTCGGCGCAAGCGCCTGCGCTACCGGGCCTGGCATCGCGGCACCAAGGAAATGGACCTGATCCTGGGACCATTTGCGGATGCCAATGTCGAGCGATTCGACACCGGCCAACTCGACCGCCTGGAAGCCCTGATGGACGAGGAAGACCCGCCGCTGCTCAAATGGGTGATGCGGCAGGAAGAGCCCCCGGCACATGTGGACGGCGACTTCCTGAACCTGGTGATTGCCGACCATCAGGCCCGGATCGAGAAATGA
- a CDS encoding FAD-dependent monooxygenase, with translation MSQDADIIVVGGGLAGSAAAIALARRNLTVIHLAPTAPPDRRTSALMMPSVDFMRHAGLIDEPADIGHALTAIRIIDATHRLIRAPETLFGANEVGLDAFGWNFGNAALLARFQSAVPEAGLDIRNAAVTGYRRNDGMGIVTLADASELRAPLIVGADGKKSLIRSAARIGTREHDFAEAALVCDLELARPIGGTSIEFHYPHGPFTLVPAGGSRANLVWIDEASRLRQVQGEGPEALVAAIQSQSQHLFGTVTLASPSFVFPLSTLTVEVAGQNGIALVGEAAHAFPPIGAQGLNLGLRDVADLISAVNEADRSQSDWAERVSLDYANRRSGDLIRTNSMVDALFRSLLADMLPSQAMRAGGLWALKLLPPLRRQAFALGMGEGR, from the coding sequence ATGAGCCAGGACGCCGACATTATCGTTGTGGGCGGGGGCCTCGCCGGATCCGCCGCCGCCATTGCCTTGGCGCGTCGCAACTTGACCGTGATCCATCTGGCGCCCACCGCACCGCCAGACCGGCGGACTTCGGCCTTGATGATGCCCAGCGTCGATTTCATGCGTCATGCCGGGCTGATCGATGAGCCGGCCGACATCGGCCATGCGCTGACCGCGATCAGGATCATCGACGCGACGCACCGCCTGATCCGCGCACCCGAAACGCTGTTTGGTGCCAATGAGGTCGGTCTGGACGCCTTTGGCTGGAATTTTGGCAACGCCGCTCTACTGGCCCGTTTTCAATCCGCCGTACCAGAGGCAGGCCTCGATATCCGTAACGCCGCCGTTACCGGTTATCGTCGCAACGATGGCATGGGCATCGTCACACTTGCCGATGCGTCGGAGCTGCGCGCGCCCCTCATCGTCGGCGCCGATGGAAAGAAATCACTGATCCGCTCGGCCGCTCGGATCGGAACGCGCGAACATGATTTTGCCGAGGCCGCTCTGGTTTGCGACCTCGAACTGGCGCGGCCGATTGGCGGAACCTCCATTGAGTTCCACTACCCTCACGGTCCGTTTACGCTCGTTCCAGCGGGCGGCTCCAGAGCTAATCTGGTCTGGATCGATGAAGCCTCCCGGCTCCGACAAGTCCAGGGCGAAGGACCGGAAGCCCTGGTGGCGGCGATCCAGAGCCAGTCGCAACACCTGTTCGGCACCGTCACCCTGGCCTCGCCCAGCTTCGTTTTCCCACTTTCGACATTGACCGTCGAGGTCGCAGGCCAGAACGGCATTGCCCTTGTCGGAGAAGCCGCACACGCTTTCCCGCCCATTGGCGCGCAGGGGCTGAATCTGGGCTTGCGCGATGTCGCCGACCTGATATCGGCCGTCAACGAAGCCGACCGCAGCCAATCCGACTGGGCTGAGCGCGTCAGCCTCGACTATGCAAATCGGCGCTCAGGAGACCTTATCCGCACCAACAGCATGGTCGATGCGCTCTTCCGGTCGCTGCTTGCTGACATGCTGCCCAGCCAGGCTATGCGCGCCGGTGGGCTATGGGCTCTCAAATTGCTGCCGCCTTTGCGCCGGCAAGCCTTTGCCCTGGGCATGGGCGAAGGACGCTGA
- the mfd gene encoding transcription-repair coupling factor, producing MNEMRGVAPQVRTISNVPDGMQPMVLAQLVEQRLKDAPKDAASLVFVARDGRRMLRMAEILGAILPGHTILTLPAWDCLPYDRVSPNNVTIAARMNALAALTSGGSGAVVLTAVNALIQKLPPRDLVETMSFSAAVGRVVDSDKLVAWAANNGYLRVPTVRESGEFAVRGGLIDLFPAGAEAPLRFDFFGSQLESIRTFDPDSQRTTGTLKRIDLTPMSEVVLNEETIRRFRQNYTAAFGGNTVDDTLYASVSGGSRYSGTEHWLPFFYDHMDRLADYVGDAPFVFDDQVAEAFAERTEQIRDYYDAREAARLAPTVAGAGAPYKPIKPELLYDLDASPADLAGASVVRLSPFLSPGAARGDDAGGHVAPSFAAERAAADVNLFQAVVDRLLAERRAGRRAIIACWSAGTRDRMAQVLKDHGLTNPRLAENWRDAETTSAATTSLVVLPLETGFETENLLVLTEQDILGERILRPQRRKKASDALTEAASLSAGDLVVHVDHGIGRFLGLKVIEAGGAPHECVELQYAGDTKLYLPVENIELLTRYGSDDASVTLDKLGGVAWQAKKGKLKKRIRDMAEQLIKLAAQRLLTKADVVDINAGAYDEFAARFPYEETEDQLNAIEAVFDDISSGKVMDRLVCGDVGFGKTEVALRAAFAVALSGKQVAVVVPTTLLARQHFKTFSERFNGLPVRVRHASRMVPAAELKATKEGLADGQVDIVVGTHALLSKSIKFNDLGLLIIDEEQHFGVGHKERLKELKANVHVLTLTATPIPRTLQLALTGVRDLSLLATPPVDRLAIRTFISPFDPLSIREALLREKYRGGQSFYVVPRIKDQPDIAEFLRQQVPEVSFVVANGQMAPGELDDIMNAFYDNKFDVLLATTIVESGLDIPNANTLIVHRADQFGLAQLYQIRGRIGRAKQRAYALFTVPPDKKLTDTAERRLGVLQSLESLGAGFQLASHDLDIRGAGNLLGDEQSGHIREVGYELYQAMLEEAVASLKSGEEEYEDRNEWSPQISLGMPVMIPEHYVPDLQLRMQLYRKLGDLNDVRDIDAAGAELIDRFGPLPEEVEALLKVILVKSLCRQANVEKVDAGPKGAVISLRNNEFPNPAGLVKLVSDPGNQVRIKPDQKLVFARNWPSAEQRLKGAAAILAKLAKLAETGV from the coding sequence ATGAACGAGATGAGAGGGGTCGCGCCACAGGTGCGCACCATTTCCAACGTACCTGATGGCATGCAGCCGATGGTGCTGGCTCAATTGGTGGAGCAGCGCCTGAAGGACGCCCCCAAAGACGCGGCCAGCCTGGTTTTCGTGGCGCGCGACGGGCGGCGCATGCTGCGCATGGCCGAGATACTCGGTGCCATCCTGCCCGGCCATACTATACTGACGCTGCCAGCATGGGACTGCCTGCCATATGATCGCGTCTCGCCCAATAATGTGACCATCGCGGCGCGCATGAACGCTTTGGCGGCGCTGACAAGCGGCGGCAGCGGGGCGGTGGTTCTGACCGCGGTCAATGCCCTGATCCAGAAACTGCCGCCGCGCGACCTGGTCGAAACCATGAGTTTTTCGGCTGCGGTGGGCCGGGTGGTGGATAGCGACAAACTGGTCGCCTGGGCGGCGAATAATGGCTATCTGCGCGTGCCGACCGTGCGCGAGAGCGGCGAGTTCGCCGTGCGCGGCGGGTTGATCGATCTGTTCCCGGCCGGGGCGGAGGCGCCGCTGCGCTTCGACTTTTTCGGCAGCCAACTGGAATCGATCCGAACCTTCGATCCGGACAGCCAGCGCACCACGGGGACGCTCAAGCGGATCGATCTGACGCCGATGAGCGAAGTGGTGCTCAATGAAGAGACCATTCGCCGCTTCCGGCAGAATTATACGGCCGCTTTCGGCGGCAATACGGTGGATGACACGCTTTATGCCAGCGTGAGTGGCGGGTCGCGCTATTCGGGCACGGAGCACTGGCTGCCGTTCTTCTACGATCATATGGATCGGTTGGCCGACTATGTGGGCGACGCGCCCTTCGTGTTCGACGACCAGGTGGCCGAGGCTTTTGCGGAGCGGACCGAACAGATTCGGGACTATTATGATGCGCGCGAGGCGGCGCGGCTCGCGCCCACGGTCGCGGGGGCGGGGGCACCCTATAAGCCGATCAAACCCGAACTGCTCTATGACCTGGACGCATCGCCCGCGGACCTCGCGGGCGCATCGGTGGTGCGTCTCTCGCCATTTTTGTCGCCGGGCGCGGCCAGGGGCGATGATGCGGGCGGACATGTCGCGCCGAGCTTTGCGGCCGAGCGCGCCGCGGCAGATGTCAATCTGTTTCAGGCCGTGGTCGACAGGCTACTGGCGGAGCGGCGTGCAGGACGCCGGGCGATCATTGCCTGCTGGAGCGCGGGCACGCGTGACCGCATGGCGCAGGTTCTCAAAGACCATGGACTGACCAATCCGCGACTGGCGGAAAACTGGCGCGATGCAGAAACCACCAGCGCCGCCACAACATCGCTGGTGGTACTGCCGCTCGAAACCGGATTCGAGACCGAGAATCTGCTGGTTCTTACCGAGCAGGATATTCTGGGCGAACGCATTTTGCGTCCGCAGCGGCGCAAGAAGGCGTCCGACGCTCTGACCGAGGCGGCCAGCCTGAGTGCGGGCGACCTGGTTGTGCATGTCGACCATGGTATCGGGCGTTTTCTCGGCCTCAAGGTTATCGAGGCCGGAGGGGCGCCACATGAATGCGTCGAGCTGCAATATGCCGGCGACACCAAGCTTTATCTGCCGGTCGAAAATATCGAGCTTCTTACTCGCTACGGGTCCGACGATGCGTCTGTGACCCTCGACAAACTCGGCGGCGTGGCCTGGCAGGCCAAGAAGGGCAAACTCAAGAAGCGCATCCGCGACATGGCGGAGCAGCTCATCAAGCTGGCGGCGCAGCGCCTGCTCACCAAGGCGGATGTGGTGGACATCAATGCTGGCGCCTATGACGAGTTTGCGGCGCGCTTCCCTTATGAGGAGACCGAAGATCAGCTCAATGCCATAGAAGCGGTGTTCGACGACATCTCTTCGGGCAAGGTCATGGACCGGCTGGTTTGCGGCGATGTGGGCTTCGGCAAGACCGAGGTAGCGTTGCGCGCCGCCTTTGCCGTGGCGCTGAGCGGCAAGCAGGTGGCCGTAGTTGTGCCGACGACACTTCTGGCGCGCCAGCATTTCAAGACCTTCTCGGAACGCTTCAATGGCCTGCCGGTGCGAGTGCGGCACGCGTCGCGCATGGTGCCTGCAGCAGAGCTGAAGGCGACCAAGGAAGGGCTGGCCGACGGGCAGGTCGATATTGTGGTCGGCACCCATGCGCTGCTCAGTAAGTCGATCAAATTCAATGATCTCGGACTGTTGATCATCGACGAGGAACAACATTTCGGGGTGGGCCATAAAGAGCGCTTGAAGGAGCTCAAGGCCAATGTGCATGTGTTGACGCTGACGGCGACACCGATTCCGCGCACGCTGCAACTGGCGTTGACCGGGGTGCGCGACCTCTCGCTGCTTGCGACGCCACCGGTGGACCGCCTGGCGATCCGAACCTTCATTTCACCCTTCGACCCCCTCTCGATCCGCGAGGCGCTGCTGCGCGAGAAGTATCGCGGCGGGCAGAGCTTCTATGTGGTGCCGAGGATCAAGGATCAGCCCGATATTGCCGAATTCCTGCGACAGCAGGTGCCGGAGGTATCGTTTGTGGTGGCCAATGGGCAGATGGCGCCGGGCGAACTCGACGACATCATGAACGCCTTTTACGACAACAAATTCGACGTGCTGCTGGCGACGACAATTGTGGAATCGGGTCTCGATATTCCCAATGCAAATACGCTGATCGTGCATCGGGCCGACCAGTTCGGCCTAGCACAACTCTATCAGATCCGCGGCCGTATCGGGCGCGCAAAGCAGCGCGCCTACGCGCTGTTCACGGTGCCGCCTGACAAGAAATTGACCGACACGGCCGAGCGGCGGCTGGGCGTGTTGCAATCGCTCGAAAGCCTGGGTGCCGGGTTCCAGCTGGCTAGTCACGATCTCGATATTCGCGGGGCCGGCAACCTGTTGGGCGACGAGCAGTCGGGCCATATCCGCGAGGTCGGCTATGAGCTCTATCAGGCCATGCTGGAGGAGGCGGTCGCCAGCCTGAAATCGGGTGAGGAAGAGTACGAAGACCGCAACGAGTGGAGCCCGCAAATCTCGCTGGGCATGCCGGTGATGATTCCGGAACACTATGTGCCGGATCTGCAATTGCGCATGCAGCTTTACCGCAAGCTCGGTGATCTCAACGATGTGCGCGATATCGATGCGGCCGGCGCCGAACTGATCGACCGCTTTGGACCGCTGCCCGAAGAGGTCGAGGCGTTGCTCAAGGTGATCCTGGTCAAATCGCTCTGCCGCCAGGCCAATGTCGAGAAAGTCGATGCCGGTCCCAAGGGCGCGGTGATCAGCTTGCGCAATAATGAATTCCCCAATCCTGCCGGTTTGGTGAAGCTGGTGAGCGATCCGGGCAACCAGGTGCGGATCAAGCCTGATCAGAAACTTGTGTTCGCGCGCAACTGGCCTAGCGCCGAACAACGCCTGAAAGGGGCGGCGGCGATCCTCGCAAAGCTCGCAAAACTGGCCGAAACCGGGGTGTGA
- the recG gene encoding ATP-dependent DNA helicase RecG, translating to MSRPQNLQPLFASLHAIKGVGDKLAALLTRYFGAPDGQEAIVLDVLMHMPTGIVDRRRQVGIAEAYLNQIVTLRLHIDRHQPPPRGKPHVPHRVFAHDETGEIQLVFFRAQGGWVERALPIGEERFVSGQIGFFNGEKQITHPDYIVEPDKFATLPLVEPVYPLTNGLSSKALAKLIRQAVDAVPDLPEWIAPETVRTRKWPGFSDAMHAVHLPENPDQAQLWSPARQRLAYDEYLAGQITLQLIRSSMVSARGVARQFTNKITQRLAAALPFALTDGQKQALAEIRTDLTAPDRMSRLLQGDVGSGKTVVALMAMAAMAESGAQSALMAPTELLASQHFRTIQPLCQAAGLTCALLTGKMPAAERRAILSGLANGSIAIAVGTHALFQSDIAFHDLGLTVVDEQHRFGVHQRLALSDKGRHTDLLVMTATPIPRTLVLTHFGDMAVSVLKEKPRGRQPIDTAVMSINDYARVVARLHTRLAEGAQAYWVCPLVEESETLEVVSAEDRFNELKKAYGDQVALVHGRMSAAAKQEVMQRFKANEIKLLVATTVIEVGVDVPNATIMIIEHAERFGLAQLHQLRGRVGRGSQRSACLLLYKDPLSETAKARLDTIKSTEDGFEIAERDLELRGQGDVLGTRQSGMPGYRLAVPDVHRHLLEFAHDEAKDLLTRNPGLTGPEGDAVRTLLYLFRKDLAIPLIRAG from the coding sequence GTGTCGCGACCGCAGAACTTACAGCCGCTCTTTGCCTCCCTGCACGCCATCAAGGGTGTGGGCGACAAGCTGGCCGCTCTGCTCACGCGATATTTCGGAGCGCCGGACGGGCAGGAGGCAATTGTCCTCGATGTGCTCATGCACATGCCCACGGGCATCGTCGACCGGCGCCGTCAGGTCGGGATTGCCGAGGCCTATCTCAATCAGATCGTCACGCTACGCCTGCACATAGACCGCCACCAGCCGCCACCGCGCGGCAAGCCCCATGTCCCGCATCGCGTTTTCGCTCATGACGAGACCGGCGAGATTCAACTGGTCTTTTTCCGGGCACAAGGCGGTTGGGTGGAACGTGCTCTGCCCATTGGCGAAGAGCGCTTCGTCTCCGGCCAGATCGGTTTTTTCAATGGCGAGAAACAGATCACCCATCCCGACTACATTGTGGAACCGGATAAATTTGCTACCCTGCCGCTGGTCGAGCCTGTCTACCCGCTAACCAATGGCCTCAGTTCCAAGGCACTGGCAAAGCTCATTCGCCAGGCGGTCGACGCCGTCCCCGACCTGCCCGAATGGATAGCACCGGAAACTGTGCGCACCCGGAAATGGCCCGGCTTTTCCGACGCCATGCATGCGGTTCACCTCCCGGAAAATCCCGATCAGGCCCAGCTCTGGTCCCCGGCCCGCCAGCGTCTGGCCTATGACGAATATCTCGCCGGCCAGATTACCCTGCAGCTCATTCGCTCCAGCATGGTTTCGGCCCGCGGCGTTGCCCGCCAGTTCACCAATAAGATCACACAGCGCCTCGCCGCCGCCCTGCCCTTCGCCCTGACGGACGGGCAAAAACAGGCCTTGGCGGAAATACGAACCGATCTGACTGCACCCGACCGCATGTCCCGTTTGCTGCAAGGCGACGTTGGCTCGGGCAAGACGGTCGTTGCGCTCATGGCCATGGCCGCCATGGCCGAGAGCGGTGCGCAATCCGCCCTCATGGCCCCCACCGAACTACTGGCCTCTCAGCATTTCCGAACCATTCAGCCCCTCTGCCAGGCCGCCGGCCTCACCTGCGCTCTTCTTACCGGCAAGATGCCTGCCGCCGAGCGCCGCGCCATCTTGTCCGGTCTGGCCAACGGCTCTATCGCCATCGCCGTGGGCACCCATGCCCTCTTCCAGTCCGATATTGCCTTTCACGATCTCGGCCTCACCGTCGTTGACGAGCAGCACCGCTTCGGCGTGCACCAGCGCCTCGCCCTCTCCGATAAAGGCCGCCACACCGACCTCTTGGTCATGACCGCCACGCCCATCCCGCGCACCCTGGTCCTCACCCATTTCGGTGACATGGCGGTCAGCGTGCTCAAGGAAAAGCCGCGCGGGCGGCAGCCCATCGATACCGCAGTCATGTCGATCAACGACTATGCCCGCGTGGTCGCGCGCTTGCACACACGCCTGGCCGAAGGCGCACAGGCCTATTGGGTCTGCCCGCTGGTCGAGGAAAGCGAGACGCTCGAAGTCGTCTCCGCCGAAGATCGCTTCAACGAACTCAAAAAGGCCTATGGCGACCAGGTTGCCTTGGTTCACGGCCGCATGTCCGCTGCTGCCAAGCAAGAAGTCATGCAGCGCTTCAAGGCCAACGAAATCAAGCTACTCGTTGCCACTACTGTCATCGAGGTCGGCGTCGACGTCCCCAATGCCACCATCATGATCATCGAGCATGCCGAGCGTTTTGGCCTGGCACAGCTCCACCAGCTCCGTGGCCGCGTCGGCCGAGGCTCACAACGCTCGGCCTGCTTGCTGCTCTATAAGGACCCGCTCTCTGAAACTGCCAAGGCGCGTCTGGACACCATCAAATCCACTGAAGACGGTTTCGAGATCGCCGAACGCGATCTCGAACTGCGCGGCCAGGGTGACGTCCTGGGCACAAGGCAGTCGGGCATGCCCGGCTACCGCCTCGCCGTCCCGGACGTTCACCGCCACCTGCTCGAATTCGCGCATGACGAGGCCAAGGATCTGCTTACCCGCAATCCCGGCCTCACCGGACCCGAAGGCGATGCCGTCCGCACCCTGCTCTACCTGTTCCGCAAGGACCTGGCGATCCCGCTCATCCGCGCGGGATAA
- the glmS gene encoding glutamine--fructose-6-phosphate transaminase (isomerizing), whose amino-acid sequence MCGIVGIVGDAPVAGRLVDALKRLEYRGYDSAGVATLEDGAIARRRAEGKLGNLASKLGMEPLDGHIGIGHTRWATHGAPTETNAHPHATERVAIVHNGIIENFRELLEDLAKDGYRPQTQTDTESVALWVTRELDNGAEPELAVARTLKKLKGAFALAFMFKGETGLLIAARHGAPLAVGYGTTEMYLGSDAMALAPFTSRLTYLEDGDWAVITPHGVTIRDGKDVLVEREQMVSQASALLVDKGNHRHFMAKEIYEQPETISHTLSHYVDMGAEKVAIREAMPFDFADLSRLTMSACGTAYYAGAVAKYWFERYARLPVDIDVASEFRYREPPLEKGGLSLFISQSGETADTLAALRYCAGQGQHVASLVNTVESTIARESGVVFPILCGPEIGVASTKALTAQLTALASLAIAAGRARGVLSAEQEVELVRALTALPSAVSAALGAESQIMEISKRLSKAKDVLYLGRGAMFPVAMEGALKLKEISYIHAEGYAAGELKHGPIALVDEAMPVIVVAPSDELVDKTLSNMQEVAARGGKIILITDEEGAESVGHGVADIVKIPHVHSFVAPILATIPVQLLAYHTAVFMGTDVDQPRNLAKSVTVE is encoded by the coding sequence ATGTGCGGTATCGTTGGGATTGTCGGCGATGCGCCAGTTGCCGGGCGGTTGGTGGATGCGCTGAAGCGCCTTGAATATCGCGGCTATGACAGCGCAGGCGTGGCGACGCTGGAGGACGGCGCCATCGCTCGCCGTCGCGCCGAAGGCAAGTTGGGCAATCTGGCCAGCAAGCTGGGCATGGAGCCGCTCGATGGGCATATCGGCATCGGCCACACCCGCTGGGCCACGCATGGGGCGCCGACCGAGACCAATGCGCATCCGCATGCGACCGAGCGCGTGGCCATCGTCCACAACGGTATTATCGAGAATTTCCGCGAGCTGTTGGAGGACCTGGCCAAGGACGGCTATCGGCCGCAGACACAAACGGACACGGAATCGGTCGCCCTCTGGGTGACGCGGGAGCTGGACAATGGCGCCGAACCCGAACTGGCGGTGGCCCGGACGCTAAAGAAGCTCAAGGGCGCATTTGCACTGGCCTTCATGTTCAAGGGCGAAACTGGGCTGTTGATTGCGGCGAGGCATGGTGCGCCGCTGGCGGTGGGCTATGGCACGACCGAGATGTATCTGGGGTCTGACGCCATGGCGCTCGCTCCTTTTACGTCGCGCTTGACCTATCTGGAGGATGGCGACTGGGCCGTGATTACGCCGCATGGCGTGACCATTCGGGATGGCAAGGATGTGCTGGTCGAGCGGGAGCAGATGGTATCCCAGGCCTCGGCGCTCTTGGTCGATAAAGGCAATCATCGCCATTTCATGGCCAAGGAAATTTACGAACAGCCCGAGACCATTTCGCACACGCTCAGCCATTACGTGGATATGGGGGCAGAAAAGGTGGCGATCCGTGAGGCTATGCCTTTCGATTTCGCAGATCTGTCGCGCCTGACCATGAGCGCCTGCGGCACAGCCTACTACGCGGGCGCGGTGGCGAAATACTGGTTCGAGCGGTATGCGCGCCTGCCAGTGGATATCGATGTGGCCAGTGAGTTCCGCTACCGCGAGCCGCCCCTGGAAAAGGGTGGGTTATCGCTGTTCATTTCGCAGTCGGGCGAAACGGCGGATACGCTGGCCGCGCTGCGCTATTGCGCCGGGCAAGGGCAGCATGTGGCCAGCCTGGTCAATACGGTGGAATCGACGATTGCGCGGGAATCCGGTGTGGTGTTCCCGATCCTGTGCGGACCGGAAATTGGCGTTGCATCGACCAAGGCGCTGACGGCGCAATTGACGGCACTGGCGAGCCTTGCCATCGCCGCGGGCCGGGCGCGGGGCGTGCTCAGCGCCGAGCAGGAAGTGGAACTGGTGCGGGCGTTGACCGCCTTGCCCTCGGCGGTTTCAGCGGCCCTTGGTGCCGAGAGCCAGATTATGGAGATATCCAAGCGGCTCTCGAAGGCCAAGGACGTGCTCTATCTGGGACGGGGAGCGATGTTCCCGGTGGCCATGGAGGGTGCGCTAAAGCTAAAGGAAATCAGCTATATCCATGCAGAAGGTTATGCAGCAGGTGAGCTGAAGCATGGCCCGATCGCGCTGGTGGACGAGGCCATGCCGGTGATCGTGGTGGCGCCTTCGGACGAGCTGGTCGACAAGACGCTGTCGAATATGCAGGAAGTGGCCGCGCGCGGTGGCAAGATCATTCTGATCACCGATGAGGAGGGCGCGGAGAGCGTTGGCCATGGCGTGGCGGATATAGTCAAGATTCCGCATGTGCATAGCTTCGTCGCGCCGATCCTGGCGACGATCCCGGTGCAATTGCTGGCCTATCATACGGCCGTATTCATGGGCACGGATGTGGACCAGCCGCGTAATCTCGCCAAATCGGTGACGGTGGAGTAG